In Vespula vulgaris chromosome 19, iyVesVulg1.1, whole genome shotgun sequence, a single genomic region encodes these proteins:
- the LOC127070608 gene encoding adenomatous polyposis coli homolog isoform X1: MDENTTETYDDDIRDQPVDYSKKYVERNRLKQNHLLNDVQKNQSANEDIKECESETVLFGDYAETDLDQPTDYSLRYAENDTDEDEKPTTEYFSGSVQEDTIKTYCTEGTPYETPFNFSTATSMSDLRVEDTKDNDHSKKIQKKGLEVRHKKSISFEDRRSEECHEQQHLITENTERQKHIINISSNHMIPEKPISYYKEEESSSSSCVNSLSSFNSEIAQRNNVSEIISKVSLEDSISKSETEASNSNVTELNSNELISASISNSPVEIKSSSRIVDKEGTFFKGKMVTFSGQDFYAEQTPLMFSRCSSLGSLSGFEQHSIHDDRSSVVSDFSRRTSGVVSPSELPDSPTQTVPPSPRIQKIKSTHFMNKMQEEEVKPSHSHLLCSKYGVKRTSVFEDDIATFKEESTPIEFSTATSLSSLTIDDEVKSSDYTKSGDKLEEISEPVHQNIEKGTSFVKVNVLEVEKQPEQISDGDEDDEDMLAACISMGMQNNRYRQSLKTESISKATHSKSSSVLMSCDKKSPLNRSQACVSVSSGESSAVPKICKSPMEIVVVPDTVHVYCTEDTPAGISPVGSQSNLSVLSMPSVPEDIEKIEPIKSSELECHRNDLSDESYNLSDEDEKILDECIQSGIPKVRQITPPPTKSIPCVKKPEIMPPKFNICGTPSSSPVESTSNNKNPVIIKPLCHISMENEKEFSDDSPNHSDDEAILIECIQSAKARLRCSPSPLLKGTKISKPRTQCPTSLFSRLRPEKVTQEHNTTSYSSTSVFYPTEDSYSPSEEEEDIILAQCIQSGMPKVLNVPTTTIQRQVATKKREEYLRSMGSSSSSTAYLLNNAYPINALYAQLPYKSVENSVSHYIVGSSSCSYNNFPTKASSSS, translated from the exons ATGGATGAAAATACAACAGAAACTTATGACGATGACATACGAGATCAACCAGTAGATTACAgtaaaaaatatgttgaaagaaatagattaaAGCAAAATCATCTTTTGAATGATGTACAAAAAAATCAGTCTGCGAATGAGGATATTAAAGAATGTGAATCCGAAACAGTATTATTTGGGGATTATGCAGAAACAGATCTTGATCAACCAACGGACTATAGTTTAAGATATGCAGAAAATGATACTGACGAAGATGAAAAGCCAACTACTGAATACTTTTCTGGCAGCGTGCAAGAAGATACTATTAAAACTTATTGTACAGAAGGTACACCTTATGAAAcaccttttaatttttccacTGCAACATCTATGTCCGATTTAAGAGTCGAAGATACAAAAGATAACGATCATTctaaaaagatacaaaaaaaaggactTGAAGTTAGACACAAGAAAAGCATATCTTTTGAGGATAGAAGATCCGAAGAATGTCACGAGCAACAACATTTGATAACAGAGAATACAGAGAGACAAAagcatattattaatataagttCAAATCATATGATTCCTGAAAAACCAATAAGttattataaagaagaagaatctaGTAGTTCTTCCTGCGTTAATTCGCTCAGTTCTTTTAACAGCGAAATAGCACAACGCAATAATGTAtctgaaataatatcaaaagtaAGTTTAGAGGATTCTATAAGTAAATCAGAAACAGAAGCAAGTAATTCTAATGTAACAGAATTAAATAGCAACGAATTAATCTCTGCTTCGATAAGCAATAGTCCTGTGGAAATTAAAAGTAGTTCACGTATTGTCGATAAAGAAGGTACGTTTTTTAAAG GAAAAATGGTAACGTTCAGTGGACAAGACTTTTATGCTGAACAGACACCTCTAATGTTTTCACGTTGTAGTTCTCTTGGTTCATTGAGTGGTTTCGAACAGCATTCTATACACGATGACCGTAGCTCCGTTGTCAGCGATTTCag TCGTAGAACAAGCGGAGTGGTCTCACCAAGTGAATTGCCAGATTCTCCTACCCAAACTGTACCACCCAGTCCCcgtatacaaaaaattaaatctacacattttatgaataaaatgcaagaagaagaagtaaaaccATCGCATTCTCATTTAT tGTGTTCGAAATATGGTGTAAAAAGGACTAGTGTTTTCGAAGATGACATTGCTACTTTTAAAGAGGAATCAACACCTATAGAATTTTCTACTGCTACAAGTTTGAGTTCTTTAACTATTGACGACGAAGTGAAAAGTTCTGATTATACCAAAAGTGGAGATAAATTGGAAGAAATATCAGAACCAGTCCatcaaaatatcgaaaaaggtACATCTTTCGTAAAAGTAAATGTTTTAGAAGTTGAAAAACAACCAGAACAAATAAGTGACGGcgatgaagatgatgaagataTGCTAGCTGCCTGTATTAGCATGGGAATGCAAAATAATAG aTACAGACAATCTTTAAAAACCGAAAGTATTTCAAAAGCTACGCATTCTAAATCATCGAGTGTCTTGATGTCATGTGACAAGAAATCACCATTAAATAGATCACAAGCTTGTGTTTCTGTTTCCTCTGGAGAGTCATCGGCAGTCCCTAAAATTTGTAAATCACCAATGGAAATTGTTGTTGTCCCAGATACAGTACATGTTTATTGTACAGAAGATACACCAGCAGGTATCTCTCCAGTTGGTTCGCAATCAAATCTTTCAGTGTTATCTATGCCAAGTGTTCCAgaagatatagagaaaatcGAACCAATTAAATCTTCGGAACTTGAATGCCACAGAAATGATCTTTCGGATGAGAGTTATAATCTTTCTgacgaagatgaaaaaattcttGATGAATGCATTCAATCGGGTATACCGAAG GTGAGACAAATTACCCCACCTCCGACGAAAAGTATACCTTGTGTAAAAAAACCTGAGATCATGCCACCAAAGTTTAATATATGCGGGACACCTTCGTCATCTCCCGTCGAATCAACTTCCAACAATAAAAATCCTGTAATAATTAAACCTTTATGCCATATATCaatggaaaatgaaaaggaattcTCAGATGATAGTCCCAATCATTCGGACGACGAAGCTATTTTAATAGAATGTATACAATCTGCAAag gCTAGATTAAGATGCTCACCATCGCCATTATTAAAAGGAACTAAGATATCAAAGCCTAGAACTCAATGTCCCACCTCTCTGTTCTCAAGACTTCGAccagaaaaa gTAACGCAAGAACATAATACTACTTCGTACAGTTCAACGAGTGTATTTTATCCTACGGAAGATAGTTACAGTCCTtcggaggaagaagaagatattattttagcGCAATGTATTCAATCTGGCATGCCAAAA GTATTGAATGTACCAACTACGACAATTCAAAGACAAGTTGCAAcaaaaaaacgagaagagtATTTAAGATCAATGGGATCATCCAGTAGTTCCACTGCTTATCTTCTAAATAATGCTTATCCAATTAATGCCTTGTACGCACAACTGCCTTATAAAAGTGTAGAGAACAGCGTTTCCCATTACATCGTTGGAAGTTCATCTTGcagttataataattttccaacAAAAGCATCTAGTAGTAGCTAA
- the LOC127070608 gene encoding adenomatous polyposis coli homolog isoform X2: protein MDENTTETYDDDIRDQPVDYSKKYVERNRLKQNHLLNDVQKNQSANEDIKECESETVLFGDYAETDLDQPTDYSLRYAENDTDEDEKPTTEYFSGSVQEDTIKTYCTEGTPYETPFNFSTATSMSDLRVEDTKDNDHSKKIQKKGLEVRHKKSISFEDRRSEECHEQQHLITENTERQKHIINISSNHMIPEKPISYYKEEESSSSSCVNSLSSFNSEIAQRNNVSEIISKVSLEDSISKSETEASNSNVTELNSNELISASISNSPVEIKSSSRIVDKEGKMVTFSGQDFYAEQTPLMFSRCSSLGSLSGFEQHSIHDDRSSVVSDFSRRTSGVVSPSELPDSPTQTVPPSPRIQKIKSTHFMNKMQEEEVKPSHSHLLCSKYGVKRTSVFEDDIATFKEESTPIEFSTATSLSSLTIDDEVKSSDYTKSGDKLEEISEPVHQNIEKGTSFVKVNVLEVEKQPEQISDGDEDDEDMLAACISMGMQNNRYRQSLKTESISKATHSKSSSVLMSCDKKSPLNRSQACVSVSSGESSAVPKICKSPMEIVVVPDTVHVYCTEDTPAGISPVGSQSNLSVLSMPSVPEDIEKIEPIKSSELECHRNDLSDESYNLSDEDEKILDECIQSGIPKVRQITPPPTKSIPCVKKPEIMPPKFNICGTPSSSPVESTSNNKNPVIIKPLCHISMENEKEFSDDSPNHSDDEAILIECIQSAKARLRCSPSPLLKGTKISKPRTQCPTSLFSRLRPEKVTQEHNTTSYSSTSVFYPTEDSYSPSEEEEDIILAQCIQSGMPKVLNVPTTTIQRQVATKKREEYLRSMGSSSSSTAYLLNNAYPINALYAQLPYKSVENSVSHYIVGSSSCSYNNFPTKASSSS, encoded by the exons ATGGATGAAAATACAACAGAAACTTATGACGATGACATACGAGATCAACCAGTAGATTACAgtaaaaaatatgttgaaagaaatagattaaAGCAAAATCATCTTTTGAATGATGTACAAAAAAATCAGTCTGCGAATGAGGATATTAAAGAATGTGAATCCGAAACAGTATTATTTGGGGATTATGCAGAAACAGATCTTGATCAACCAACGGACTATAGTTTAAGATATGCAGAAAATGATACTGACGAAGATGAAAAGCCAACTACTGAATACTTTTCTGGCAGCGTGCAAGAAGATACTATTAAAACTTATTGTACAGAAGGTACACCTTATGAAAcaccttttaatttttccacTGCAACATCTATGTCCGATTTAAGAGTCGAAGATACAAAAGATAACGATCATTctaaaaagatacaaaaaaaaggactTGAAGTTAGACACAAGAAAAGCATATCTTTTGAGGATAGAAGATCCGAAGAATGTCACGAGCAACAACATTTGATAACAGAGAATACAGAGAGACAAAagcatattattaatataagttCAAATCATATGATTCCTGAAAAACCAATAAGttattataaagaagaagaatctaGTAGTTCTTCCTGCGTTAATTCGCTCAGTTCTTTTAACAGCGAAATAGCACAACGCAATAATGTAtctgaaataatatcaaaagtaAGTTTAGAGGATTCTATAAGTAAATCAGAAACAGAAGCAAGTAATTCTAATGTAACAGAATTAAATAGCAACGAATTAATCTCTGCTTCGATAAGCAATAGTCCTGTGGAAATTAAAAGTAGTTCACGTATTGTCGATAAAGAAG GAAAAATGGTAACGTTCAGTGGACAAGACTTTTATGCTGAACAGACACCTCTAATGTTTTCACGTTGTAGTTCTCTTGGTTCATTGAGTGGTTTCGAACAGCATTCTATACACGATGACCGTAGCTCCGTTGTCAGCGATTTCag TCGTAGAACAAGCGGAGTGGTCTCACCAAGTGAATTGCCAGATTCTCCTACCCAAACTGTACCACCCAGTCCCcgtatacaaaaaattaaatctacacattttatgaataaaatgcaagaagaagaagtaaaaccATCGCATTCTCATTTAT tGTGTTCGAAATATGGTGTAAAAAGGACTAGTGTTTTCGAAGATGACATTGCTACTTTTAAAGAGGAATCAACACCTATAGAATTTTCTACTGCTACAAGTTTGAGTTCTTTAACTATTGACGACGAAGTGAAAAGTTCTGATTATACCAAAAGTGGAGATAAATTGGAAGAAATATCAGAACCAGTCCatcaaaatatcgaaaaaggtACATCTTTCGTAAAAGTAAATGTTTTAGAAGTTGAAAAACAACCAGAACAAATAAGTGACGGcgatgaagatgatgaagataTGCTAGCTGCCTGTATTAGCATGGGAATGCAAAATAATAG aTACAGACAATCTTTAAAAACCGAAAGTATTTCAAAAGCTACGCATTCTAAATCATCGAGTGTCTTGATGTCATGTGACAAGAAATCACCATTAAATAGATCACAAGCTTGTGTTTCTGTTTCCTCTGGAGAGTCATCGGCAGTCCCTAAAATTTGTAAATCACCAATGGAAATTGTTGTTGTCCCAGATACAGTACATGTTTATTGTACAGAAGATACACCAGCAGGTATCTCTCCAGTTGGTTCGCAATCAAATCTTTCAGTGTTATCTATGCCAAGTGTTCCAgaagatatagagaaaatcGAACCAATTAAATCTTCGGAACTTGAATGCCACAGAAATGATCTTTCGGATGAGAGTTATAATCTTTCTgacgaagatgaaaaaattcttGATGAATGCATTCAATCGGGTATACCGAAG GTGAGACAAATTACCCCACCTCCGACGAAAAGTATACCTTGTGTAAAAAAACCTGAGATCATGCCACCAAAGTTTAATATATGCGGGACACCTTCGTCATCTCCCGTCGAATCAACTTCCAACAATAAAAATCCTGTAATAATTAAACCTTTATGCCATATATCaatggaaaatgaaaaggaattcTCAGATGATAGTCCCAATCATTCGGACGACGAAGCTATTTTAATAGAATGTATACAATCTGCAAag gCTAGATTAAGATGCTCACCATCGCCATTATTAAAAGGAACTAAGATATCAAAGCCTAGAACTCAATGTCCCACCTCTCTGTTCTCAAGACTTCGAccagaaaaa gTAACGCAAGAACATAATACTACTTCGTACAGTTCAACGAGTGTATTTTATCCTACGGAAGATAGTTACAGTCCTtcggaggaagaagaagatattattttagcGCAATGTATTCAATCTGGCATGCCAAAA GTATTGAATGTACCAACTACGACAATTCAAAGACAAGTTGCAAcaaaaaaacgagaagagtATTTAAGATCAATGGGATCATCCAGTAGTTCCACTGCTTATCTTCTAAATAATGCTTATCCAATTAATGCCTTGTACGCACAACTGCCTTATAAAAGTGTAGAGAACAGCGTTTCCCATTACATCGTTGGAAGTTCATCTTGcagttataataattttccaacAAAAGCATCTAGTAGTAGCTAA